A single window of Paenibacillus sp. SYP-B4298 DNA harbors:
- a CDS encoding M20/M25/M40 family metallo-hydrolase: MLHKLEELIRARRQLYLDRLFRLLRQPSISTQNIGMRECAQLVQELLSDCGIHNRLYETAGHPIIYGEWVHPDNQTTILIYGHYDVQPPEPLEHWHSDPFEPVIRDGRIYARGAGDNKGQFVASVLAIRTYLDACGKLPVNVKLLIEGEEEMGSPHLAEFVHRHRELLHADLVYTGDGSSHESGAQSIVLGVRGALFVELVAEGAQWDNHSGNAGNIVPNPVWRLIELLHTLRSGDRVTIEGFYDGIQPPTAAEIAAIRDIPYDLEAIRRKSGYAELDMDSDTYHHKLMFEPTLNVCGLFSGYGGEGGKSIIPARATARIDIRLVAGQEPDHVYETLARHVQRYAPDVRLQRRGSVPPSRTSADHPAVQAVAEALERSTGRKPVILPSLGGTLPDYIWTQLLQVPSIIVPYANYDQNNHAPDENIQLDSFFGGIRSTCAVLEQLSERNGAI, translated from the coding sequence ATGCTTCATAAGCTAGAGGAATTGATTAGAGCGCGCAGGCAACTGTATCTTGACAGGCTGTTCCGGCTGCTGCGCCAACCGAGCATCAGCACACAAAATATCGGCATGAGGGAATGCGCCCAGCTCGTACAGGAGCTTTTGTCCGACTGCGGCATCCACAATCGGCTATATGAGACGGCTGGTCATCCGATCATCTATGGCGAATGGGTGCACCCGGACAATCAGACGACGATTTTAATCTATGGTCATTACGATGTGCAGCCGCCCGAGCCGCTAGAGCATTGGCATAGTGATCCGTTCGAGCCGGTCATTCGTGATGGCAGAATCTATGCGAGGGGAGCCGGTGATAATAAAGGCCAATTCGTAGCGAGCGTACTGGCGATTCGGACCTATCTGGACGCTTGCGGGAAGCTCCCGGTCAATGTCAAGCTGCTGATTGAAGGTGAGGAGGAGATGGGCAGCCCGCATCTGGCGGAATTCGTACATCGGCACCGGGAGCTGCTTCATGCCGACCTGGTCTACACAGGCGATGGCTCCTCGCATGAATCCGGTGCGCAGTCCATTGTGCTGGGGGTACGTGGCGCATTGTTTGTGGAGCTTGTTGCCGAGGGGGCGCAATGGGACAATCATTCAGGTAATGCAGGCAATATTGTCCCCAACCCTGTCTGGCGGCTGATCGAGTTGTTACATACACTGCGCAGCGGCGACAGAGTAACGATCGAGGGGTTTTACGATGGCATCCAGCCGCCTACCGCTGCAGAGATAGCGGCGATCCGCGATATTCCGTATGATTTGGAGGCGATCCGCCGCAAGAGCGGATATGCGGAGCTGGACATGGACAGCGACACCTATCATCATAAGCTGATGTTTGAACCGACATTGAATGTATGCGGCCTATTCAGTGGATATGGCGGAGAAGGGGGGAAGTCAATTATTCCGGCCCGCGCCACGGCCCGAATCGATATTCGGCTTGTCGCCGGACAGGAGCCGGATCATGTGTATGAGACGTTGGCCCGCCATGTGCAGCGGTACGCTCCAGATGTCCGTCTACAGCGGCGCGGCTCTGTGCCGCCCTCACGAACCTCGGCGGATCATCCGGCGGTGCAGGCTGTAGCAGAGGCGCTGGAACGCTCTACAGGGCGTAAGCCGGTCATTTTGCCGAGCCTGGGCGGAACGCTGCCCGACTACATCTGGACACAGTTGCTCCAGGTGCCGTCCATCATCGTTCCATATGCGAATTATGATCAGAACAATCATGCCCCTGATGAAAATATCCAGCTCGATAGCTTCTTCGGAGGCATTCGCAGCACATGCGCTGTGCTGGAACAGCTCTCAGAGCGCAATGGAGCGATCTGA